CGGGCTGTTCGGTTTCTTGTCCGGCGTCTCCTCCGGCCGCACATTGAGGATGCTGATGTCGACATGCAGCGACACCGGGCGGTCCTTGGCCTGCTGCGCGACCCACGCGCCGGCCTTGGCGATGGAATTGCGGTCCCATCCTTTTGTCGCATCAGGCGCGAACCCGGCGGGCATGTTTACGAAAAGCTGATTCAGATCGGTGATCACGCCGCCGACCGGCGACGCGGCGGGCTTGTCCTCATGGGCCGGCGCGTCGGCGGGTTTGGCGGGCTTGTTCGGCTCCGCGGGTTTGTCCGCCGCGGGCGGCGCGGGGGCGTGACCGGGATGAAGATCGACCTGGGCGTTCATGATGCTCACATCCACCGACGACACGCCGCGCACGCTGAAAAACCGCGCCTTGCTGATCACGCCCGACACCGCCACCACATCGCCCGTCTTGAGCGACTTGGCCGCCTTGCTCGCCTCCTCCGTCATCTGAAACATCAGCGGCCCGGCAATGCCGACCGGCGCCACCATGAACTTCTGCGCCACGCGCTGCCCGAACACATCGAGCGGCGGCGGATTGACATACACGCTGACCCGCCAATCCTTCCCCGGCGCCATCGGCGACGGCGCGTGCGCCACATCCGTTCCCGAAATCGGCAACAGCAATCGACAGGGCCGCCGCATGCTCGTGCGCATCAGCCACTGCGACGCCTGCTCCGCCTGCTCGGGCGTCCACCCTGTCTTCGCATCCGGCCTCAATTCCGCCGGCATCCCCTCAAAAAGCTGCAACGCCGACGTGACCTCCCCCGCCGGCTGCGCCGCCGCCGTGCCGATCCAACCGCACATGACAATGACGATCGTCGCCCACATCGCAGCGCAACGCCTCATGGCCTGGCCCTCATGAATTGTGACCCAAGGATCCGGACCGCGACATTCCACAGACGCCGCGATTATCCCAGAGGTCGCGCGGCAAGTAAATCAAAATCCGCACATGCCGGGCGCATCGGCAATCTGAATCGATCAGGGATTGAGCGAAATGCGGCGAAGGGCGGCGGGGTAGGTGTCGCCGGCGGCGGTGCCGGCGCCGGTGTTGTGGGCGCCGTAGGTGACGGAGTCGCCGAGGCAGACGATGGTTTGCCCGTCGCGCAGGTCGGGGACGGCGCGGCGGAAGCTTTCGGCGAGAAGCGTGTTGCCGGCGGGCGTGAGGTGCACGCCGTCGGGCTGGCGGATCGCGCGGTCGGGGTGGTCGGTCATGGCCTGATCGGCGATGCGGTTCCACTCCACCAGCGTCACCTTTTCGCGCTGGGCGAGCTGATGCAGCGCGGCGTTGTAACGGTCGATCTTTTTCTGCGGGCCTTCCTCGCCGTAGGCGTCCTTCTTGTGACGCTTGAGGAGCGCTTCGACGTCGACGTGATGGATGTCGGCGAAGATCGGCGTGATGTGCGCCGCCCGCGCGGCGGCGATCATCTTCGACAGATTGGCGATGTAGTCGTCGACGTCGACGAACTTGGATTCGTTGAGCGCATCGTTGAGGCCGAAGTAGATGAAGACGAAGTCGGGCTTGTGCGCGAGGACATCCTTGTTGAATCGCGCCAGCCCCTCGCGCGAGTTCTGCCCGCCGATGCCCTTGTTGTACACGATCAGATGATTGACGAAGTCATCGGCCGCGCGGGCAAGGGGGGCGGTGATGAGCGAAAGCAAAAGGATCGCGCGAAGGATCATGGGGTATATCATGGCGACGATTTTACAGCACGGCGCAAGCGGCGTCGCTAAACGGTGCGGCACGCGCGGCGGCGGACGAGCAGCAGGGCGCTGACGATCGCGAGGAGCCCGGTCGAGGGCTCGGGGACCGTCGTCAACTCGAAGGCGTTGAGGGGCAGGAGACGATTGGACGCAACGGTGTCGGTGGCCTGCCCGTTAGCGCCGAAGAGTCCGCCGCCGGCGAGGTAGCGGACGACGACGTTCTGACCGGCGTCGGCGAAGAAGGAGATGAGATACTGGTGGAGGGTATTGTTGTAGACGACGTTGTCGAGTTTGTTGGTGAACGTCGCGCCGCCGTCGGTGCTGACCTGCACGTCCATGACGCCGACCTGATTGGAGGTGTCGATGTGATCGGAGATGAGGGTGTAGTAGCCGGACTTGAGGCCCGCGAGGGTCAGGTCCATGTAGTTGTCAGGGACGTTTCCGGGGCCGGGGACGGGTTCGACGGTGGCCCAGTCGCGGTCGGATTTGTCACTCGTGCCGCGGTCGATCATGCGCAGGGCGGTTTCCTTGGCGGCGAGTGTGACGGTGATGCCCGAGCCGGTGTCGGCGTTGACGTTGTCGTAGCCGGTGGTGGCGAAGGTGTAGGTGCGCGACTGCGGGCTGGCGGCGCCGTTGTTGAAGCTGAAGGGGGCGTAGCCGGTTTCGACCTGCTGCGCGCTTGGGCCGAAGTCGACGCGAAGCACGGACGCGGCGACGTCCCGATCGGCGGCGAGGGCGATGCCCTGAAGGAAGACGCCCTTGGAGTTGGACGTGGAGTTGTCGCCGAGGCCGATGCGGAATTCCAGGTGATCGCCGTTGCGAATGGTTCCGACCGACGCGACATTGGCGACGACGGTGTTGACGGCCCATCCGCCGCTCGTCGTCAGACTCACGCCCGTGCCCGCGGCGAGCGAGGTGAACGCTCCGCCGTTCTTGCTCACGAAAACGTTGTACTCACCGTTGATGGTGCCGGCGTTGTCGGAGGCGGCGGCGAGGTCGAAGGAGAGCGTCGTGGGGCTCAGCAGATCGGCGGAAGTGAAGTCGAAGGCGAAGCCGGCGTAGTCGGAAGTGCTCGACGCGACATCGTTGAGGTTGATGGCGCGCCAGAAGCGCCAGTTCGATCCGGCGGCGGAACCAGCGAGCGGACCGGGCTGCGTCGCCCCGGCCGATCCGAAGCTCGTGCGCCAGGACTCGGACCCGTTCAGGTCGGTGTTTCCCGCCGACACGCCCGACGCCGCGGTGATCGGCGCCTGACTCGTCGTTCCATTGTGATACGAAAGCACGACGCTGTCGGCTCGCGCCCCGGCGGCGCATGTGAAAACGCAAACCGCCAACGCAATAGCAGCACGCCTGTACATGATGTCATTCTCCTGCGAATCGTTCTAACGGGTTCTCATTCACCTCACGCGACGTCGGCGGGCTCGAACAGCCGATCGCGACGTCGGTGCGGCTTCCCTGGCGGGATCTCAAGGTGAAGAATACGGCTGAGGCCGGACTGCGCCAAGCACTTTTTGCGAATTTTGCGATGGATTTTGACCGACCGATGCAAAGTCGCGGCGATGGAAACCCGTTTACTGCGTTCGTTCCAGCGCCTGCAGGGCCTGGTCGTAGAGGGGGAAGTTGTCGCCGGGGAAGTTGCCGGGGTCGGTCTGCATGAGCGTCAGCGGCTCGCGCGTGAGTTTGAACGAGACGGAGGTGTCGCCGAACATGACGTTCCAGCCGGGGCTGTCGGGGTTGTCGTCGTGAGCGATGGTGACGGCGGATTCGAGCAGATCGGTGCCGAAGACGCGCTGTGGCTTGAGATCCTGCGCCATGTCGAACTTGCGATAGCTCTTGCCCGAGGCCGGATCTTTGACGACGGGGTTGAAGTTGTACGCCACGCGGACGCCGACGGCCGCGGTGCCGCCGGGCCAGTAATCGGTCGGCCAGGGTTCGTAGGTTTCGAGCTTGAACGTCGGGTTTTTCTGCGACGGGCAGTAGAAGTTCGGGCCGTCGGTGATGTACTTGGTGGCGTAGAGCTTGCCGAGGTTCTGCCATGTATTGCCGGTGCGGAACCATCGGGTCCAATGCGTCACGACGAGGCCGGTGTCGAGCCCGCCGGCCCCGGAGGAATACGGCGGGAGCCAGCCCTTGTAGGTCTGCGCGTACATGTTGGCGGCGAGCCCCTGCTGACGGAGGTTCGACGCGCAGCGCGTGATGCGCGCCACTTCACGGGCGCGCGACATCGACGGGAGCAGAATCGAAATCAGCAGCGCGATGATGGCGACGACGACGAGAAGTTCGATCAAGGTGAAACCATATCGCGCGCATCGCGCGACGGGGTGACTGAAGTCACCCCGCCTCATCGCGATACGAAACTCGTGAGGACGCATGTTCATTTTCATTTGCGACGCCGCCATGCAAGGGCGCTCCACAGCGCGAGGCCCGCCGGAAGCGCAGCGGGGGTCGGCACGCTGATGAGCACGGAGTCGATGCTGAACGCGCCGCCGCTGACGTTGCTGAACTGCCGGCCGACGAACAGGTAGGGGTTGGCGACGACGCTGGTGTTACGCGTATTGAAGACGCCCGAGACATAGGGCGCGGCCGCATCGTCCAGGTCGTCGAGCGTCAGAATGTAGGTCAGCGTCGTCGGGTCGATCTGAAACTCGACGTGATAGACGTGGCCGGTGACGACGGCGATGCCGGTGTTCTGATCGTTGGATCCGCCCAGGCCGTTGCCGTTGGTGGTGCGCCAGAAATCGCTGACGGCTTTGATGTTGGCGAGCACGTCCGGGCCGGTGTTCACGCCGTTGCTTTGACGAATGCCCAGTTGGAAGTCGTTGTGGCTGGCGCTGTCGATTCGGAAGTCGGCTTCGACGGTGTACTTGCCGAGGGTGGTCGAGATGTCGGCGAAATCGCTGAATTGCCGGGTGTATCCGCCGCCGGTGGCGTCGACATCGGTCACGGCGAGGTAGTTGCCGCCGCCGTTGAGCGGGTTGGATGTTTCGACGGTGGCGGTCACGGTGGTTCCGGACTTGTTCCATCCGCCGAGCCAACCGTCGCCGGCCTTGCCGCCGAACTGGTCGGCGGAAGTCGCGCCGGCGCCGCCGGCGAAGTCGGCGACGATGCCGGGCAGGGCGTAGCTGATGGCGTAACCGTTGAGGACGGTGGTGTTGTTGGATCGGAGGAACGAGACGGTCATGGCGTCGCCGGCGAACGAGCCGGCGCCCCAGGGCAGGTTGTCCCAGTGCATGTAGTTGAGGTTGGCGCTGCCGTCGGAGAAATCATCGGACGGTTTGGCGGGGCCGGAGTTGAAGGTGGTGAATTCGTTATTGACGAGGTAGTCGCCGAGGCGGTTTTCGGCGACGGTCGTACCGGAGTAGGTGGCGACGACGTCGACGCTGATGTTGCGGCCGGTGAGCCCGCTGAACCCGGTCATGTTCAGGTTCGTCGGCGAGGGGGGATTGAAGGCGTTCTGCGCGAAGTTGGTGGCGAAGGCGTCGCGATTCGCCGCCGAGAGCGAGCTGATCCACGGAAGCGGATGCGAAGCAAGGTCTGCGGCGGGCGTGTAGCGCGTGTCATTGACGACGGCGACGCCGGTCAGATTGGCGTAGGTCAATCCGCTCAGCGAGCCGTCGGAGTATTTGAGCGGGACGTTGGCCGAGGCGGAGGTGATGTTGTTCCATGTCACGCCCGGCTCATTGACGGCGGTCGGGCCGGTGTTGACGAGGATCTGAAGATTCGTCGCGGCCCATGCGGGCGCGGCGGCGAGTGCGAGAAGGACGGCGACAATGCGTTGGTTCGTTTGCGTCAACATGCTCAGTCATCTCCTGTTCAAAGCTTGAAGTTCACCCGTACTCATTTCTGCGACTCCAAAGCGTCGGCGTCGCTCGACGCCGTCACGCGCAGTTCATCCACCGAAAACGCCCACTGTTTGACGACATCCGTACCCTTGGTTCGATCGTCGCGCCCGCCGAAGTGAACGAATCGGCCGACGGCGGGGGCCTGCGAGCGGAAGTAAACGCGCGGCGAGCGATAGACCGGATTGACGCCGTCGTCGAGCGTCGCCGTCCAGGCGCGATGCGCCGGATCGACTTGAATCTCGACCGCCACCGTGCGGCCGGTGACGAGCGGAATGCCCGTCGGAACGCCGACGATTTCCGCGCTGTCCGGCGACGTTCGCGTCATCAGCGTCCAACCGGCGTCGGGCGTGGCGTTGAGAATCCATGTGTCCTCGCCATCGGTGCCGTGCGACGGGCTCGGCCGATCGTAGATGAAGTAGCGCACCATCGGATCGGACCACGCCTCCGCGCGGAACAGGAACGAAATCCGATGCGGCCGGGCGGCGTCCATCGCATGCAGCCCCGCCATGTAACACCGCGACACCGTCCCCTGCGCCGGCTCGCCGACGCGCTCCGCACGCAGCCCCATCGTCAGGTACGAACCGCTCGTCGCATTCAGCGGGCGATCGCTCCGCACCACCGGCCCGGTCTCCACCATCGCCGCCGGCGTCGTCGTGACGCCCCACGCCGATGCCCATCCCTCCGCCGCGCGACCGGGGTACGCATCGACGTCCGCTTCGTTGGGCGAAACCGCCGACCCCCCGCGGTGAAAGTCGATCGATGCGATGGTCAGCGGCAGCGATGCGATCGTCACGACGCCGCGCGTGTCGAACTGCGCGCTGGACCCGGCTGCCAGCTCGCGCAGCACGCGCCCCGCTTCGCCGCCGCGCTGAAGCTGCACGCGCCCGCGATAGACCTCGACGCTGGTGCGGCCGTCCTGCTGTGCGTCGATGCCGAACTCCGTGCCCAGGTCGACGACGGACACGCCGCTGGCGGTGTCGATGCGGAACCCGACCGCTTCATGCGGGACATATGCCTGTAGCCGGCCGTACGCGAGATATCCGCTGGTTTTGTCGTGCAAATTGAACGCGCACGGGCCGTCGATCGTCACGACCGCGCCGCTGTCGAACATGAACTGCACCTGCCCCGAGGCCAGTTGGATCAAGCCCGGCTGCATCGGCGAGCCGAGCTGCGGCGATTCGTCGGCGCCGCCGGCGAACACGACATCGTGCATGTCCGTGACGAGCGCGATGCGATTCGACGCGGCCGCATGGCGCGCATGCGACACGGGCAGGTTCATCCACACCGCCGACAGTCCCGCCGTCAGCGCGAGCAGCGCCGCCGCCGCAACAGCCCATCGCCCGATGCGCCACTTCGACGCCGCCGGCTCGTCAACGATCCGCGCCCCCGCCAGCGCTTCGTGCAAGAGTCGCGCCTGCGTGCACAGCTCGACGAACTGCGCCCGCGTCGCCGCGCTTGCCGCCAGCGCTTCCGCCAGCGCCGCCCCGCCCGGCGCATCAAGCCGATCGTCCAGGTAGCGCGTCACATGATCGATGATCTCTTCGCGCGTCAGCTCAGACATGCGGCGCCTCCCCCCGGCCCGTCCGGCGGCGGACGCACTCCGCCAGCGCCCCGTGCGCCCGCGTCAATACCTTGTAAATCGCCTCCGCCTTCCGCCCCAGCTTCGCCGCCACACCCTCGCCCGAAAGTCCCTGCGCGTAACGGAGCGTGATGACCTGCCGGGCATACGGCGAAAGCTCCGCCAGACAATGCTTGAGCGCCTCGAGCGTCTCCGCCGCCGGCGTCGCCTCCTGCCGCTCCCATTGCCCTTCGAGCAGGTCCAGCAATTTCTCATCCAGTAGCGCCGGCGCGCGACCGAGCCGGCGAAGCGCCTTGAGCGACAAGTTCCGCGCCGACCGCCGAAGCCAGGTCGGCAGCGCCTCCGCCTCGCGCAGCTCGCCCCGCTTGTGCAGCGCCAGCAGCGACACCTCCTGAAACACATCCTCCGCCACATGCGCATCGCGCACGATCGACCAGATGTACGCGAACAGCGTCGCCCGGTCGCGCAAAAGCGCTTTGACAATCGTGTCCTCGTTGAGCGCCACAAAACCTCCTGCACCTATCAGGTTCCCGCCCCCGGCCCGGACTGGACATGCGAAAACCACCAAGCGCCGCGCCGATGATTACAACCATAATCCCATCAGCCCTTTAGCAACAGAAAAATTTTCCGCCCCGCCGGATTTTCCTTGTAAGTTTCCCCCGCATTCGGCACAGTTATGGGTGAGAAATCAGGTCGAGGCGACCCCTATGACGTCACAACCCAACGATGCAGCCACGCAGGCGGCCATGAAGCGCTTCGCTCAGCTTTGGGTCAGCGCTCAGACGACCGTCGCCGCCTACGTGCATGCCGCCGTGCGCGATCCGCACGAGGCGGAGGACGTGCTGGGCAAAGTCGCCGAGGCCGCGGTCGAGGCGTTTGACCAGTACGACGCGACCCGCTCGTTCACCGGTTGGCTTCTGGGCATCGCGCGCCATCGCGTGCTGCATCATCTGCGCACCCGCCGGCGCGATCGGCACGTCTTCGACGATCAGACGCTTCAGCTCCTCGCCGCCG
This genomic window from Planctomycetota bacterium contains:
- a CDS encoding prepilin-type N-terminal cleavage/methylation domain-containing protein, whose translation is MRRGDFSHPVARCARYGFTLIELLVVVAIIALLISILLPSMSRAREVARITRCASNLRQQGLAANMYAQTYKGWLPPYSSGAGGLDTGLVVTHWTRWFRTGNTWQNLGKLYATKYITDGPNFYCPSQKNPTFKLETYEPWPTDYWPGGTAAVGVRVAYNFNPVVKDPASGKSYRKFDMAQDLKPQRVFGTDLLESAVTIAHDDNPDSPGWNVMFGDTSVSFKLTREPLTLMQTDPGNFPGDNFPLYDQALQALERTQ
- a CDS encoding sigma-70 family RNA polymerase sigma factor produces the protein MVVFACPVRAGGGNLIGAGGFVALNEDTIVKALLRDRATLFAYIWSIVRDAHVAEDVFQEVSLLALHKRGELREAEALPTWLRRSARNLSLKALRRLGRAPALLDEKLLDLLEGQWERQEATPAAETLEALKHCLAELSPYARQVITLRYAQGLSGEGVAAKLGRKAEAIYKVLTRAHGALAECVRRRTGRGEAPHV
- a CDS encoding sigma-70 family RNA polymerase sigma factor, whose translation is MYANSVARSRKSALTIVSSLSATKPPAPIRFPPPARTGHAKTTKRRADDYNHNPISPLATEKFSAPPDFPCKFPPHSAQLWVRNQVEATPMTSQPNDAATQAAMKRFAQLWVSAQTTVAAYVHAAVRDPHEAEDVLGKVAEAAVEAFDQYDATRSFTGWLLGIARHRVLHHLRTRRRDRHVFDDQTLQLLAAAHERLDDQQSDRREALAGCIDNLPPHQKRMIQMRYDEAMNPRTMAQQLKMRPNAVEVALHRIRHALAQCIRQRLGAGEMR